A genomic window from Microbacterium sp. ET2 includes:
- a CDS encoding DEAD/DEAH box helicase, translating into MPTTAPAQDSRSRSASGRRRSSSRRDDDAPVIPILARKVREVEAKAQRGKLGPTNRVKFQVIAFLVREERARVKADTEITDATRSELLKRLDGVATILAKTAARDTSLIQLLEVDQATSPVARRMRRDWLLESGAELPPDELIITDSAPAPAQVVPAALAERQVVPATVEARQMANPFLAPDLSRLAPKENIRRRLDGWGLMGPLYKAFETGAGGGAASMDLPPVPEFDRLSPKGLDVMPHQSRFLEAVRQGHRSFLLADEPGLGKTAESVLAASVADAYPLLAVVPNVVKMNWAREVARWTPQRRATVIHGDGEAMDAFADVFIVNYEILDRHLSWLSSIGLKGMVVDEAHFIKNLTSLRSQNVLALAGRIREQVRDPLMLALTGTPLINDVEDFDAIWRFLGWTNGEKPGPELMEKLDESGLTPADKAFYPAAREAVISMGIVRRLKTDVAADLPDKLIADLPVELDDEFGRSIRQAERELGERLAARYRRIIEARGTARQGQANLHLPGELDDDIVRLVAQNELDESKAQGTGAENVFTMVRRIGQAKAHLAADYAVQLQRSVGKVVFFAKHIDVMDAAEAHFRASGLRSVSLRGDQTSTARQEAIDAFNNDPEVGVAVCSLTAAGVGVNMQAASNVVLAELSWTAAEQTQAIDRVHRIGQAEPVTAWRIIAAHTIDTKIAELIDSKQGLAQRALDGIAVDPESSDSVQLSALMHLTRRALGEV; encoded by the coding sequence ATGCCGACCACGGCACCCGCCCAGGATTCGCGCTCACGCTCGGCGTCGGGCCGCAGAAGGTCGTCGTCGCGCCGTGACGACGACGCTCCCGTCATCCCGATCCTCGCCCGTAAGGTGCGCGAGGTCGAAGCCAAAGCCCAGCGCGGCAAGCTCGGACCCACCAATCGCGTCAAGTTCCAGGTGATCGCATTCCTCGTCCGCGAGGAGCGGGCCCGGGTCAAGGCCGACACCGAGATCACCGACGCCACCCGCTCGGAGCTGCTGAAGCGACTCGACGGTGTCGCGACGATCCTCGCCAAGACGGCCGCACGCGACACCTCGCTGATCCAGCTGCTCGAAGTCGATCAGGCCACCTCTCCGGTCGCCCGCCGCATGCGTCGCGACTGGCTGCTGGAGTCCGGTGCCGAGCTGCCGCCGGACGAGCTGATCATCACCGACAGCGCTCCCGCACCCGCGCAGGTCGTGCCCGCGGCGCTCGCCGAGCGCCAGGTAGTGCCTGCGACCGTCGAAGCCCGCCAGATGGCGAACCCGTTCCTCGCGCCGGATCTGTCGCGCCTGGCACCCAAGGAGAACATCCGCCGCCGCCTCGACGGCTGGGGGCTCATGGGTCCGCTGTACAAGGCCTTCGAGACAGGGGCCGGCGGCGGAGCGGCATCCATGGATCTTCCCCCCGTCCCCGAGTTCGACCGTCTCTCGCCCAAGGGGCTGGACGTCATGCCGCACCAGTCGCGCTTCCTCGAGGCGGTGCGTCAGGGGCACCGGTCGTTCCTCCTGGCCGACGAGCCGGGCCTCGGCAAGACCGCCGAGTCGGTGCTCGCCGCCTCGGTCGCCGACGCCTATCCGCTGCTCGCGGTCGTCCCGAACGTGGTGAAGATGAACTGGGCACGCGAGGTCGCGCGCTGGACACCGCAGCGCCGAGCGACCGTCATCCACGGCGACGGCGAGGCGATGGACGCCTTCGCCGATGTGTTCATCGTCAACTACGAGATCCTCGACCGGCACCTGTCGTGGCTCAGCTCGATCGGGCTGAAAGGCATGGTCGTCGACGAGGCCCACTTCATCAAGAACCTCACCTCGCTCCGCTCGCAGAACGTCCTCGCGCTGGCGGGCCGCATCCGCGAGCAGGTGCGCGATCCCCTCATGCTGGCCCTCACCGGAACGCCGCTGATCAACGACGTCGAGGACTTCGACGCCATCTGGCGCTTCCTCGGCTGGACCAACGGCGAGAAGCCGGGGCCGGAGCTGATGGAGAAGCTCGACGAGTCGGGGCTCACACCGGCCGACAAGGCGTTCTACCCCGCCGCCCGCGAAGCGGTCATCTCGATGGGGATCGTCCGGCGCCTGAAGACGGATGTCGCGGCCGACCTCCCCGACAAGCTCATCGCCGACCTTCCCGTCGAGCTCGATGACGAATTCGGTCGATCGATCCGCCAGGCCGAGCGCGAGCTCGGCGAGCGCCTCGCCGCGCGCTATCGCCGGATCATCGAGGCCCGCGGCACCGCCCGCCAGGGTCAGGCGAACCTGCACCTGCCCGGAGAGCTCGACGACGACATCGTGCGCCTGGTCGCCCAGAACGAGCTCGATGAGTCCAAGGCGCAGGGGACCGGGGCCGAGAACGTCTTCACCATGGTGCGTCGCATCGGTCAGGCAAAGGCCCATCTCGCCGCCGATTATGCGGTGCAGCTGCAACGGTCGGTGGGCAAGGTGGTGTTCTTCGCCAAGCACATCGACGTCATGGACGCCGCCGAGGCGCACTTCCGTGCGTCGGGGCTGCGGTCGGTGTCGCTGCGCGGAGACCAGACCTCCACCGCACGCCAGGAGGCCATCGACGCGTTCAACAACGACCCGGAGGTCGGGGTCGCGGTGTGTTCGCTGACGGCCGCAGGAGTCGGTGTCAACATGCAGGCGGCCTCCAACGTCGTGCTGGCGGAGCTGTCGTGGACGGCCGCCGAGCAGACGCAGGCCATCGACCGGGTGCACCGCATCGGTCAGGCGGAGCCCGTGACCGCGTGGCGCATCATCGCCGCCCACACGATCGACACCAAGATCGCCGAGCTGATCGACTCCAAGCAGGGGCTCGCCCAGCGTGCCCTCGACGGCATCGCGGTGGACCCCGAGTCCAGCGACTCGGTGCAGCTGTCCGCGCTCATGCACCTCACCCGGCGAGCGCTGGGCGAGGTCTGA
- a CDS encoding ATP-dependent 6-phosphofructokinase codes for MKIGILTSGGDCPGLNAVIRGVVLKGTTNYNLEFVGIRDGWRGVVDADFFPLTRHEVKGLSKVGGTILGTSRTNPYEGSRGGADNIAKTLYGHRIDGIIAIGGEGTLAAADRLSKDGINVIGVPKTIDNDLRATDYSFGFDTAVNIASEAMDRLRTTGDSHQRCMVAEVMGRHVGWIALHAGIAAGAHAILIPEVPLTIDDICELVTKAHDRGRAPLVVVSEGFKLKGMDEAFSDKGLDAFNRPRLGGISEVLAPEIERITGIETRATVLGHIQRGGSPSGFDRVLATRLGLHTADAVVDAEWGKMVALRGTDIVRVPFAEALGELNTVPRYRYDEAAALFG; via the coding sequence ATGAAGATCGGCATCCTGACCAGCGGCGGCGACTGCCCCGGCCTGAACGCCGTCATCCGCGGCGTCGTGCTGAAGGGCACGACGAACTACAACCTCGAGTTCGTCGGCATCCGAGACGGCTGGCGCGGCGTGGTGGATGCGGACTTCTTCCCCCTCACCCGCCACGAAGTGAAGGGCCTGTCGAAGGTCGGCGGAACGATCCTCGGCACCAGCCGCACCAACCCGTACGAGGGGTCGCGCGGGGGAGCGGACAACATCGCCAAAACCCTCTACGGTCATCGCATCGACGGGATCATCGCGATCGGCGGGGAGGGGACCCTCGCCGCCGCCGACCGCCTGTCGAAGGACGGCATCAACGTCATCGGGGTCCCGAAGACCATCGACAACGACCTGCGCGCCACGGACTACTCGTTCGGCTTCGACACCGCCGTCAACATCGCCTCGGAGGCGATGGACCGCCTCCGCACCACGGGCGATTCCCATCAGCGCTGCATGGTCGCCGAGGTCATGGGGCGCCACGTCGGGTGGATCGCGCTGCACGCCGGGATCGCCGCAGGGGCGCACGCGATTCTCATCCCCGAGGTGCCGCTGACGATCGACGACATCTGCGAGCTGGTGACCAAGGCGCACGACCGTGGCCGCGCGCCGCTGGTCGTCGTCTCGGAGGGCTTCAAGCTCAAGGGCATGGACGAGGCGTTCAGCGACAAGGGTCTGGACGCCTTCAACCGTCCGCGCCTGGGCGGGATCAGCGAGGTGCTCGCCCCCGAGATCGAGCGCATCACGGGGATCGAGACTCGCGCCACGGTGCTCGGGCACATCCAACGGGGCGGCTCGCCCTCGGGCTTCGACCGGGTGCTCGCCACGCGCCTGGGGCTCCACACCGCCGACGCGGTGGTGGACGCGGAGTGGGGCAAGATGGTGGCGCTTCGCGGCACCGACATCGTGCGGGTGCCGTTCGCCGAGGCGCTGGGAGAGCTCAACACCGTCCCCCGCTACCGCTACGACGAGGCCGCCGCGCTCTTCGGCTGA
- a CDS encoding MFS transporter, which produces MKKWSVVLILGAAQFVMVLDSTVMNVSISTVVADLDSSVTAMQTAITFYTLTMAATMLLGAKLGDIWGRRRALVIGSIVYAAGSLLTALSPNMLTLFLGWSVIEGLGAVLVIPAIAALIADNYDGSDRVTAFAAIGAVSGAAVAAGPLIGGFMTTYLSWRYVFAGEVAIMAVVVLLARRIGERAARQRVGLDALSVLLSAVGLVAVVYGMLQSKVWGWIIPLHSPEIGGVAIAPLGISLTAWLIVVGSVLLTLFFARQRRLVARGGDPLLHAELLSIRRLRSGLSVLGGQYAITAGLFFMVPVYLQMTLGFDALETGVRIFPLSVSLILFSIFGTRLSTRWSPKRIVRVGQWTLAASCLVLLTAVDPELSSPAFGLGMFCAGAGLGLLASQLGNVNMSSVTEKETSEVGGLQGVFQNLGSSLGTALIGSILISTLATSFTSGVAQSTLPAQTQTVVTERTAGGVQIVPADSVPQIATDAGLSDQEATELQAVYVQSQLTSLRTALFGLILLALASLLLSRGIPDEVPPPRRKRITARDASS; this is translated from the coding sequence ATGAAGAAGTGGTCCGTCGTGCTGATCCTGGGCGCGGCACAGTTCGTGATGGTGCTCGACAGCACCGTCATGAACGTCTCGATCTCGACCGTGGTGGCCGACCTCGACAGCAGCGTGACAGCGATGCAGACCGCGATCACGTTCTACACCCTCACGATGGCCGCCACGATGCTGCTCGGTGCGAAGCTCGGCGACATCTGGGGCCGGCGCCGCGCGCTGGTCATCGGGTCGATCGTGTACGCGGCGGGCTCGCTCCTGACGGCCCTCAGCCCGAACATGCTGACGCTCTTCCTCGGTTGGTCGGTCATCGAGGGCCTCGGCGCAGTGCTCGTCATCCCCGCCATCGCAGCGCTGATCGCCGACAACTACGACGGGTCCGATCGGGTGACGGCCTTCGCGGCCATCGGCGCCGTCTCCGGTGCCGCCGTGGCCGCGGGCCCCCTCATCGGCGGATTCATGACCACCTACCTCAGCTGGCGGTACGTGTTCGCGGGCGAAGTCGCCATCATGGCAGTGGTCGTGCTCCTCGCCCGGCGCATCGGTGAGAGGGCGGCGCGCCAGCGCGTCGGGCTCGATGCGCTGAGCGTGCTGCTGTCGGCGGTCGGCCTCGTCGCGGTCGTGTACGGGATGCTGCAGAGCAAGGTCTGGGGATGGATCATCCCGCTGCACTCCCCCGAGATCGGCGGCGTGGCGATCGCACCGTTGGGTATCTCGCTCACTGCATGGCTCATCGTCGTCGGCAGCGTCCTGCTGACGCTCTTCTTCGCCCGTCAGCGCCGCCTGGTCGCTCGGGGAGGCGACCCTCTGCTGCACGCCGAGCTGCTGTCCATCCGCCGGCTGCGCAGCGGCTTGAGCGTGCTGGGCGGTCAGTACGCGATCACGGCAGGGCTGTTCTTCATGGTCCCGGTCTACCTGCAGATGACGCTCGGTTTCGACGCCCTCGAGACGGGCGTCCGCATCTTCCCCCTGTCGGTGTCGCTGATCCTGTTTTCGATCTTCGGCACCCGTCTGTCCACGCGCTGGTCACCGAAACGCATCGTGCGCGTCGGCCAGTGGACCCTGGCGGCGAGCTGCCTCGTGCTGCTCACCGCCGTCGACCCCGAGCTGTCCAGCCCCGCGTTCGGGCTGGGGATGTTCTGTGCGGGCGCCGGCCTCGGACTGCTTGCCTCACAACTGGGAAACGTGAACATGTCGTCGGTCACGGAGAAGGAGACGAGCGAGGTCGGGGGCCTGCAAGGCGTCTTCCAGAACCTCGGCTCCTCTCTCGGCACCGCGTTGATCGGTTCGATCCTGATCAGCACCCTCGCCACATCCTTCACGAGCGGCGTCGCGCAGAGCACGCTGCCCGCCCAGACGCAGACGGTCGTCACCGAGCGCACGGCAGGCGGCGTGCAGATCGTGCCGGCCGACAGCGTGCCGCAGATCGCGACCGACGCGGGCCTCAGCGACCAGGAGGCGACCGAGCTGCAGGCGGTCTATGTCCAGTCGCAGCTGACGTCGCTGCGCACGGCTCTGTTCGGTCTCATCCTGCTCGCACTGGCATCGCTCCTGCTCTCACGCGGCATCCCGGACGAGGTCCCGCCGCCGCGGCGGAAGCGCATCACGGCGCGGGACGCGAGCTCGTAG
- a CDS encoding aldehyde dehydrogenase family protein: MTQRLTVPKTYKLFIGGAFPRSESGRTYEVRSPGGAFLANAAQASRKDARDAVGAAVGAAKTWSGATAYNRGQVLYRVAEVLEGRRGQFVDEIIAQTGLSQSTAAAEVDEAIDRWVWYAGWCDKFAQVTGNANPVAGPYFNLSVPEPTGVVGVIAPQDTALVGLVSAIAPALVAGNSVVVVASESFPLSAVSLAEVLATSDVPGGVVNVLTGSPAEIAPWLAGHPDVHALDLVGAGEIDWVDLQVKAAETLTRVLPPEQGPDAAAPSLERISAFTEVKTVWHTKSLV, translated from the coding sequence ATGACACAGCGTTTGACCGTTCCCAAGACCTACAAGCTCTTCATCGGCGGTGCGTTCCCCCGCAGCGAATCCGGGCGTACCTACGAGGTCCGCTCACCCGGCGGCGCCTTCCTCGCCAATGCGGCGCAGGCCTCGCGGAAGGATGCCCGCGACGCGGTGGGTGCCGCCGTCGGTGCCGCGAAGACCTGGTCGGGCGCCACCGCGTACAACCGCGGTCAGGTGCTGTACCGCGTCGCCGAGGTGCTCGAGGGCCGTCGCGGCCAGTTCGTCGACGAGATCATCGCGCAGACCGGACTGTCGCAGTCCACGGCGGCTGCCGAGGTCGACGAAGCCATCGACCGGTGGGTCTGGTACGCCGGCTGGTGCGACAAGTTCGCCCAGGTCACGGGCAACGCCAACCCGGTGGCAGGGCCCTACTTCAACCTGTCGGTGCCCGAGCCGACGGGAGTGGTGGGTGTCATCGCGCCGCAGGACACCGCCCTGGTCGGACTCGTCTCGGCGATCGCGCCGGCCCTCGTCGCCGGCAACAGCGTGGTCGTCGTCGCCTCGGAGTCGTTCCCGCTCTCGGCCGTCAGCCTCGCCGAGGTGCTGGCCACCTCGGATGTGCCCGGCGGTGTCGTCAACGTCCTGACCGGGTCGCCTGCCGAGATCGCGCCGTGGCTGGCGGGTCACCCCGACGTGCACGCGCTCGACCTGGTCGGCGCGGGAGAGATCGACTGGGTCGACCTGCAGGTGAAGGCGGCAGAGACGCTCACGCGCGTGCTTCCGCCCGAGCAGGGACCGGATGCCGCGGCGCCGAGCCTCGAGCGGATCAGCGCCTTCACCGAGGTGAAGACGGTCTGGCACACCAAGAGCCTCGTCTGA
- the truB gene encoding tRNA pseudouridine(55) synthase TruB has translation MAGILLVDKPPGITSHDVVARARRARGTRKIGHAGTLDPMATGLLVLGVDAATRLLTFVVGLDKTYEATIRLGETTTTDDADGETTAVTDSSGVSADEIETHLSPLRGTISQVPSTYSAIKVDGRRAYDLARSGQEVQLAAREVTVTRLEVTDERRTGTVVDLDVTVDCSSGTYIRSLARDLGVALGVGGHLTALRRTRIGPFHIGDAVGVEDLVEASPWPPAEAAAAVLGALGVTAAQARDLRHGKRLAGIASALPGPRAAAIDPDGALVGIVERRGDDIKSVVNMPEEVAG, from the coding sequence ATGGCGGGCATCCTCCTCGTGGACAAGCCCCCCGGCATCACCAGCCACGACGTCGTCGCCCGCGCTCGACGCGCACGGGGGACGCGCAAGATCGGCCATGCCGGGACCCTCGACCCGATGGCCACGGGGCTCCTGGTGCTGGGGGTGGATGCCGCCACGCGCCTGCTCACCTTCGTCGTCGGGCTCGACAAGACCTACGAGGCCACCATCCGCCTCGGCGAGACGACCACCACAGACGACGCCGACGGGGAGACCACGGCGGTGACGGATTCCTCGGGGGTGAGCGCCGACGAGATCGAGACGCACCTGTCGCCACTCCGCGGCACCATCTCGCAGGTTCCGAGCACCTACTCCGCCATCAAGGTCGACGGGCGGCGGGCCTACGACCTGGCGCGCTCCGGGCAGGAGGTCCAGCTGGCGGCACGCGAGGTGACGGTGACCCGTCTCGAGGTCACCGACGAGCGCCGCACCGGCACCGTGGTCGATCTCGACGTGACAGTGGACTGCTCAAGCGGAACGTACATCCGCTCCCTTGCGCGCGACCTCGGCGTCGCCCTCGGCGTGGGCGGCCATCTCACAGCCCTGCGTCGCACACGCATCGGTCCCTTCCACATCGGCGACGCGGTCGGCGTCGAGGACCTGGTCGAGGCATCACCCTGGCCCCCGGCAGAGGCCGCCGCAGCGGTGCTCGGCGCTCTCGGCGTCACCGCCGCGCAAGCCCGAGACCTTCGCCACGGCAAACGGCTGGCCGGGATCGCCTCGGCTCTCCCCGGTCCCCGTGCCGCGGCGATCGACCCCGACGGGGCGTTGGTTGGAATCGTCGAACGCCGAGGAGACGACATCAAGAGCGTCGTCAACATGCCCGAGGAGGTCGCGGGATGA
- a CDS encoding MFS transporter, with amino-acid sequence MTDQPATRERVVLLVAILASFVAFLDSTVVTVALPAIAEELGGGLATQQWVVDAYLITLGALILVAGSLSDVFGRVVVLVWGLIGFGVTSVAIAAAPTAEFLIVARGLQGVAGALLVPSSLALITATFRGPAQARAIGTWTGATTAAMLVGPLLGGVFVDLLSWRLAFLINVLPIAVTLFLLPQMGLAEKRDPTRSVDWAGAVMCAVGLGGVVFALIEQPNLGWSSPLIWTTLVVGILSFAGFLVRQRVARSPMMPLGLFRVRNFWTGNIATAFIYGALSLNGFVVGVYLQQGAGLPATLAGLAMLPSTVLLIVLSSRIGALAGRIGPRLFMTVGPLLMAVGALLLLTVSEDFDYWWQVLPSVVIFGVGLAATVSPLTSAILGAIDSSRSGIASAVNNAVARVAGLLVIAALGTIVGGSLDLDGFHRAAIVTAVFLAIGGAVSWLGIRNPAANDSPAEVR; translated from the coding sequence GTGACCGATCAGCCGGCGACACGCGAGCGTGTCGTTCTCCTCGTCGCCATCCTCGCGTCGTTCGTGGCCTTCCTCGACAGCACCGTGGTCACGGTCGCCCTTCCCGCCATCGCCGAAGAGCTCGGCGGAGGACTCGCCACCCAGCAGTGGGTGGTGGATGCGTACCTCATCACGCTCGGTGCGCTCATCCTCGTCGCGGGTTCCCTCAGCGACGTGTTCGGCCGGGTCGTGGTGCTGGTGTGGGGACTCATCGGGTTCGGAGTGACCTCCGTCGCGATCGCCGCGGCTCCCACGGCGGAGTTCCTCATCGTCGCGCGCGGGCTCCAGGGGGTCGCCGGTGCCCTGCTCGTGCCCAGCTCGCTCGCCCTCATCACTGCGACCTTCCGCGGTCCCGCGCAGGCGCGTGCCATCGGAACGTGGACAGGCGCGACGACGGCGGCGATGCTCGTCGGCCCTCTCCTGGGCGGTGTCTTCGTCGATCTGCTGTCCTGGCGCCTGGCCTTCCTGATCAACGTCCTCCCCATCGCGGTCACGCTCTTCCTCCTTCCGCAGATGGGCCTGGCCGAGAAGCGCGACCCCACTCGCAGCGTCGACTGGGCGGGCGCGGTGATGTGCGCCGTCGGGCTCGGCGGGGTGGTGTTCGCCCTCATCGAGCAGCCGAACCTCGGGTGGTCCTCACCCCTCATCTGGACGACGCTGGTCGTCGGCATCCTCTCCTTCGCCGGGTTCCTCGTGCGACAGCGCGTGGCGCGAAGTCCCATGATGCCGCTCGGGCTCTTCCGCGTCCGCAACTTCTGGACCGGCAACATCGCCACCGCCTTCATCTACGGCGCGCTGTCGTTGAACGGCTTCGTGGTCGGGGTGTATCTGCAGCAGGGCGCCGGGCTCCCCGCGACCCTTGCGGGGTTGGCGATGCTCCCGAGCACCGTGCTGCTCATCGTGCTGAGCTCGCGCATCGGTGCGCTCGCCGGCAGGATCGGCCCGCGCCTGTTCATGACGGTCGGACCACTGCTGATGGCCGTGGGCGCCCTTCTGCTCCTGACCGTCTCGGAGGACTTCGACTACTGGTGGCAGGTGCTTCCCAGCGTCGTGATCTTCGGTGTGGGGCTCGCCGCGACCGTCTCCCCCCTCACCTCCGCCATCCTCGGCGCGATCGACAGCTCACGCTCCGGGATCGCCTCGGCGGTGAACAACGCCGTCGCCCGCGTCGCGGGTCTGCTGGTGATCGCCGCCCTCGGCACCATCGTGGGTGGCTCGCTCGATCTCGACGGCTTCCACCGCGCCGCGATCGTGACCGCGGTGTTCCTCGCCATCGGCGGGGCGGTGTCGTGGCTCGGGATCCGCAATCCGGCAGCGAATGACAGCCCGGCGGAGGTCAGGTGA
- a CDS encoding peptidase codes for MISIDWLAFVEVFLAALIAATTVVLFYALGLRLLVRSGRAPVVTPAEFTDAITVISAKQARRAAKAAEKAARKSPLTDRQKQVSYIGAYGCFTVCALAVIGGIVLIVVNH; via the coding sequence ATGATCTCGATCGACTGGTTGGCGTTCGTCGAGGTCTTCCTCGCCGCGTTGATCGCGGCGACGACGGTCGTGCTGTTCTACGCCCTCGGGCTCCGCCTCCTCGTCCGCAGCGGGCGTGCTCCTGTCGTGACGCCGGCGGAGTTCACCGACGCCATCACCGTGATCTCCGCGAAGCAAGCGCGCCGCGCGGCGAAGGCGGCAGAGAAGGCCGCGAGGAAGAGTCCTCTGACGGACCGCCAGAAGCAGGTGTCCTACATCGGCGCATACGGATGCTTCACGGTCTGCGCGCTCGCGGTGATCGGCGGCATTGTGCTCATCGTCGTCAACCACTAG
- a CDS encoding inorganic phosphate transporter, with product METAALIIVLVIVLALFFDFTNGFHDTANAMATPIATGALKPKVAVLLAAVLNLVGAFLSTEVAKTISGGMIREDELSAAIFPAIIFAGLIGAISWNMLTWLLGLPSSSSHALFGGLIGATIVGAGFAAIDLGVVMSKVILPALIAPLTAGVIAFATTKIAYAVTRRHDGRPDGRDGFRWGQIFTSSLVALAHGTNDAQKTMGVITLALITVGWQSSATPDPQLWVIIACAVTIALGTYMGGWRIIRTLGKGLTDVKPAQGFAAESSTASTILASSALGFALSTTQVASGSVIGSGLGRRGSIVRWRTVGRIMVGWLLTLPAAGAVGALAAFVVVLLGTWGILIDAVAAGVVVLAIYLRSRRNAVNAANAMSEVADSGAAIKVPRNPPPTRRERTRRSEQIDQGSAAAPRERTGTKGERS from the coding sequence GTGGAGACCGCAGCCCTCATCATCGTGCTCGTCATCGTGCTGGCATTGTTCTTCGACTTCACGAACGGGTTCCACGACACGGCCAACGCCATGGCGACGCCGATCGCGACCGGTGCGCTCAAGCCCAAGGTCGCCGTCCTGCTCGCGGCCGTGCTGAATCTTGTCGGAGCGTTCCTGTCCACCGAGGTCGCCAAGACGATCTCGGGAGGGATGATCCGGGAGGATGAGCTCTCCGCAGCGATCTTCCCCGCGATCATCTTCGCGGGGTTGATCGGCGCCATCTCCTGGAACATGCTCACCTGGCTGCTGGGTCTTCCCTCCAGCTCCTCGCACGCCCTGTTCGGCGGACTGATCGGCGCCACGATCGTGGGGGCAGGCTTCGCGGCGATCGACCTCGGCGTGGTGATGTCGAAGGTGATCCTGCCCGCGTTGATCGCCCCGCTCACCGCGGGTGTGATCGCCTTCGCGACCACCAAGATCGCCTACGCCGTCACGCGGCGACACGACGGCAGACCCGACGGCCGTGACGGGTTCCGGTGGGGACAGATCTTCACCTCTTCCCTCGTCGCACTCGCGCACGGCACGAATGACGCCCAGAAGACGATGGGCGTCATCACGCTGGCGCTCATCACGGTGGGATGGCAGTCGAGTGCGACTCCTGACCCGCAGCTCTGGGTGATCATCGCCTGCGCCGTCACCATCGCGCTCGGGACCTACATGGGCGGATGGCGCATCATCCGCACGCTCGGCAAGGGGCTCACCGACGTCAAGCCCGCTCAGGGATTCGCCGCGGAGTCGTCCACGGCCTCCACCATCCTGGCGTCCAGCGCCCTCGGATTCGCCCTGTCCACGACCCAGGTCGCGTCGGGTTCGGTGATCGGCTCCGGTCTCGGCCGCCGGGGCTCGATCGTGCGCTGGCGGACGGTGGGCCGCATCATGGTCGGCTGGCTCCTCACCCTCCCGGCTGCCGGTGCCGTAGGCGCCCTCGCGGCGTTCGTGGTCGTTCTGCTGGGAACCTGGGGGATCTTGATCGACGCGGTCGCCGCCGGCGTGGTGGTGCTGGCGATCTATCTGCGTTCGCGTCGCAACGCGGTCAACGCGGCCAATGCGATGAGCGAGGTCGCCGATTCGGGTGCGGCGATCAAGGTCCCGCGCAACCCGCCGCCCACGCGTCGCGAGCGGACGCGTCGCTCCGAGCAGATCGACCAGGGCTCAGCGGCCGCCCCGCGTGAGCGCACCGGGACCAAGGGGGAGCGCTCATGA
- the deoC gene encoding deoxyribose-phosphate aldolase, which translates to MSRTELQTLAERAVDLLGGEPDDTTLRRYLHGLPGVDAVGLEQRAAALATRSIKTTSKAWALDRIIELIDLTTLEGADTPGKVRSLVAKALTPDPTDPTCPRVAAVCVYGDMVQGAVAALGAAHGDPDDGLISVAAVATAFPSGRSSLAIKLADTAEAVSAGADEIDMVIDRGAFLSGRYGLVFDQIVQVKQACRRADGSSASLKVILETGELNTYDNIKRASWLAVLAGADFIKTSTGKVQPAATRPTTLLMLEVVRDWYRATGQRVGVKPAGGIRTAKDAIAYLVLVAETVGEEWLQPHLFRYGASSLLNDVLRQRQKLRTGHYTGADYVTID; encoded by the coding sequence ATGAGCCGCACCGAACTTCAGACGCTCGCCGAGCGCGCCGTCGATCTCCTCGGCGGAGAACCGGACGACACCACCCTCCGGCGCTACCTCCACGGGCTCCCCGGCGTCGACGCCGTCGGGCTCGAGCAGCGCGCTGCGGCCCTCGCGACGCGCTCGATCAAGACGACCTCCAAGGCCTGGGCGCTGGACCGCATCATCGAACTGATCGACCTCACGACCCTCGAGGGTGCCGACACTCCGGGCAAGGTCCGCTCCCTCGTCGCCAAGGCGCTCACCCCGGATCCGACCGACCCCACCTGTCCTCGTGTGGCAGCCGTCTGCGTCTACGGCGACATGGTTCAAGGCGCCGTCGCCGCCCTCGGCGCCGCGCACGGCGACCCCGACGACGGCCTGATCAGCGTCGCGGCCGTGGCCACCGCGTTCCCGAGCGGCCGCTCGTCGCTGGCCATCAAGCTCGCCGACACCGCCGAGGCGGTGTCGGCAGGCGCAGACGAGATCGACATGGTGATCGACCGCGGTGCGTTCCTCTCCGGCCGTTACGGTCTGGTCTTCGACCAGATCGTGCAGGTCAAGCAGGCGTGCCGTCGCGCTGACGGCAGCTCCGCATCGCTGAAGGTCATCCTCGAGACCGGGGAGTTGAACACCTACGACAACATCAAGCGCGCCTCGTGGCTGGCGGTCCTCGCCGGAGCGGACTTCATCAAGACCTCCACCGGCAAGGTGCAGCCCGCCGCCACGCGCCCGACGACCCTCCTCATGCTCGAGGTGGTGCGCGACTGGTATCGCGCCACCGGGCAGCGGGTGGGGGTCAAACCCGCCGGCGGCATCCGCACCGCCAAGGACGCCATCGCCTATCTGGTGCTCGTCGCCGAGACGGTGGGGGAGGAGTGGCTTCAGCCGCACCTGTTCCGCTACGGAGCGTCGTCGCTGCTGAACGATGTCCTCCGCCAGCGGCAGAAGCTGCGCACCGGGCACTACACCGGCGCCGACTACGTCACGATCGACTGA